In the Triticum urartu cultivar G1812 unplaced genomic scaffold, Tu2.1 TuUngrouped_contig_5439, whole genome shotgun sequence genome, GCAAAAGTAAATCAGGCTAGGGCCTACATGTCTTCATTAGGTTTACTTGTTGATCATCTCTACTTGTGCACAAGCACCATACCATATCATCTTCTTGGCAGTACGAATTAGAAGAAAGAACTACATCAGTTGGTTTTTATTATTTGTATTATACTGGCGGTCAACATCTATTATTCATTTTGATTTGCCAGATGATTTGTTGATTTAAGAAATCTTCTGGATTTCTACTAGAAGATGATTGTTTGAAATATTGTTGTAAGATTCAGTTCTATAGATTTACCTTTTCTCTGCTACATTTTTCTAACAGGAACAGAAGTGGCTCCAGAAGCAGGAGTAGAGAGCGAGTTAGAGGGAGGAGCAGAAGTCGAAGTCGGAGTCCTTATTTTGACCGTGGATCTGATTGGAGGGCTGAGAGAGGCAGAATATCTGGAGGGCCTTCTTTGCTCTGCAGAGATTTTACAGCTGGTAGATGCAGAAGAGGCTTGCATTGCAGGTTTCCTCATGAAGATGGTGGGCGAAGGCAGTTCGACGAGCCTTATCCCGCAGACTCGAGGGAAAGGTATGGCCATCAGAACAAGGATTTCATGGATCCACGAGAACCAGATGACTATGTACGGAGCAGGCAACCTCGAGGTCATTTTGATGAAGGTACTTGGGAAAGATCTGAACCCCGAAGAGATTACAGGTCTTCTGATCAATGCCATGAGTTTGTCAAAGGAAGGTGCAGCAGAGGTGCAAGTTGCAGATATGTTCATGATGAGTCCGCTTCTCATGCtggatggagagatgatgctagGGAAACAGCTCATGTGAGAGGTGGTCCTGATTCATCCTTTGGGAATAGGACAGAGCACCGTAGAGAACAAAAAAGGCCCTGTAAATTTTTTGCTGAAGGTCGTTGCCGTCGTGGTGAAACTTGTCCATATCTCCATGAGGAAGCTCCCCAGAGTCAAATGGGCCCAGGTGCATCTGATGAGCCTCCAAAATACAGTGGTGGGCGCACACCAAGAGGAAATTATTCgaattggggcgaggaaactaaTGCCACACATGCAGGTTCTCATATTTTATCCAGAGATGACAGGGAAAACCCTGGTTCTCAGCATACTGCCAGAAGTGATACTGGATATGGGTACAAAAACCGGCAATTGGAAGATGCTGGAAGGGATCAGTACCAGATAATTCCTCAGGAGGATTTTGGTTCACAAGGGCGAAACAAATCTGAAATGTCTGCTTCAAAACAGCCACAGTTTTTAAGTCCTATCCAAACAAGTGCAGATAGCATGAACAATGACAAGGTATCTGACATGGATGGTCTGAGTGCATCTGCTACCACTGGCAATTTGAGTATGCAAACTGGGATACATGCTGCTAATCTTTTAGGTGGGCAGAGCTTGAGCCAAATAGCGCAGAGCCAAGATGCAGTTCCTCAAACTTCTGGGGCACCAATTCATCCAGTCACAAGCCAGCAGCAGGATGCTACATCCATGGTGCCTTTTAATATCCAACCGCATGAAAGCAACTTTTCATTACATCCGAACAGGCAAGACCAGTTTAGCAACTTCTCATTACATCCAGACAGGCAAGATCAATTTGTAGCTTCTCAGGCAACTGCAAATAACTCAGCTCCTAGCATGCAGAATCAGCCAGTAGCCGCTCCTTATATGGGACACGGCCAACACAGCTACACTCTAGGTTCACAGGCATTGCCTGCATTTAATGGACATAATTTCAGTGTCGCTGGTCAAGTTCCGCAAGATCGCCCAACGCCTTTCTATGCTGGGCAGAGTCAGGCAACCGTTGACATGTCCAATCCTAACCAAGAGAGTGGTACTCACAGCATGCAAAACA is a window encoding:
- the LOC125529227 gene encoding zinc finger CCCH domain-containing protein 55-like isoform X2, producing the protein MASVARKGRSKWDTQEISPDIVEISEDDSPPKNTDDRRKDVIPTQDLTNDNGKRLGESSNLKPDAFMHQGSTEYEQERTDGLNKDVKERQSKASSERSHAPRMAEEGHNNDDWGKLASLEKATGNQAMSRNADDRRRGDGWGTAASRGYSSRVPSGPDAWKQRTRSPSPRGTEVAPEAGVESELEGGAEVEVGVLILTVDLIGGLREAEYLEGLLCSAEILQLVDAEEACIAGFLMKMVGEGSSTSLIPQTRGKGMAIRTRISWIHENQMTMYGAGNLEVILMKVLGKDLNPEEITGLLINAMSLSKEGAAEVQVADMFMMSPLLMLDGEMMLGKQLMTEHRREQKRPCKFFAEGRCRRGETCPYLHEEAPQSQMGPGASDEPPKYSGGRTPRGNYSNWGEETNATHAGSHILSRDDRENPGSQHTARSDTGYGYKNRQLEDAGRDQYQIIPQEDFGSQGRNKSEMSASKQPQFLSPIQTSADSMNNDKVSDMDGLSASATTGNLSMQTGIHAANLLGGQSLSQIAQSQDAVPQTSGAPIHPVTSQQQDATSMVPFNIQPHESNFSLHPNRQDQFSNFSLHPDRQDQFVASQATANNSAPSMQNQPVAAPYMGHGQHSYTLGSQALPAFNGHNFSVAGQVPQDRPTPFYAGQSQATVDMSNPNQESGTHSMQNTHSFQPVAPNMQAHSQALQGLSGVPSQDTGTQSIQNAHNFQPVAPPYMQSRGQTLQGLSILPSSSSADKPGAPLVPPNEEEIRRSLTSLAATLIMQPGTVAGLQLPQPILNPSLMASLSAVEPRQWPWAQQQQAGTTQLARSEQQAPQQTLPAPSTAVGSSNGNNPAPQSIGQTAATSVVTAPQAAENKKVEAKAKDSDGEQEGDKNKKGNKEESKALKMFKLALADFVKDALKPTWKEGQLTREVHKTIVKKVVDKVTSTVENTPPTKEKIDVYMSYSKEKLSKLVQAYVGKYVKA
- the LOC125529227 gene encoding zinc finger CCCH domain-containing protein 55-like isoform X1 translates to MASVARKGRSKWDTQEISPDIVEISEDDSPPKNTDDRRKDVIPTQDLTNDNGKRLGESSNLKPDAFMHQGSTEYEQERTDGLNKDVKERQSKASSERSHAPRMAEEGHNNDDWGKLASLEKATGNQAMSRNADDRRRGDGWGTAASRGYSSRVPSGPDAWKQRTRSPSPRGAWNRSRRNRSGSRSRSRERVRGRSRSRSRSPYFDRGSDWRAERGRISGGPSLLCRDFTAGRCRRGLHCRFPHEDGGRRQFDEPYPADSRERYGHQNKDFMDPREPDDYVRSRQPRGHFDEGTWERSEPRRDYRSSDQCHEFVKGRCSRGASCRYVHDESASHAGWRDDARETAHVRGGPDSSFGNRTEHRREQKRPCKFFAEGRCRRGETCPYLHEEAPQSQMGPGASDEPPKYSGGRTPRGNYSNWGEETNATHAGSHILSRDDRENPGSQHTARSDTGYGYKNRQLEDAGRDQYQIIPQEDFGSQGRNKSEMSASKQPQFLSPIQTSADSMNNDKVSDMDGLSASATTGNLSMQTGIHAANLLGGQSLSQIAQSQDAVPQTSGAPIHPVTSQQQDATSMVPFNIQPHESNFSLHPNRQDQFSNFSLHPDRQDQFVASQATANNSAPSMQNQPVAAPYMGHGQHSYTLGSQALPAFNGHNFSVAGQVPQDRPTPFYAGQSQATVDMSNPNQESGTHSMQNTHSFQPVAPNMQAHSQALQGLSGVPSQDTGTQSIQNAHNFQPVAPPYMQSRGQTLQGLSILPSSSSADKPGAPLVPPNEEEIRRSLTSLAATLIMQPGTVAGLQLPQPILNPSLMASLSAVEPRQWPWAQQQQAGTTQLARSEQQAPQQTLPAPSTAVGSSNGNNPAPQSIGQTAATSVVTAPQAAENKKVEAKAKDSDGEQEGDKNKKGNKEESKALKMFKLALADFVKDALKPTWKEGQLTREVHKTIVKKVVDKVTSTVENTPPTKEKIDVYMSYSKEKLSKLVQAYVGKYVKA